In Lotus japonicus ecotype B-129 chromosome 5, LjGifu_v1.2, one genomic interval encodes:
- the LOC130716909 gene encoding uncharacterized protein LOC130716909 produces the protein MSSSVEDCKENREVCYQDFGMEEEDEDLFEIDLEAVNCIPPPPSYWESCFTSTGNVALLANCLMPISHISSAIPAVSFDSVVLIPEPISLGEYLRLPFLGGFGFIDHEKMKARFQFQFQR, from the coding sequence ATGAGTTCTTCAGTTGAAGACTGTAAAGAGAACAGAGAGGTTTGTTACCAAGATTTTGGAATggaagaagaggatgaagatTTATTTGAGATTGACCTGGAGGCAGTGAACTGcattccaccaccaccaagttATTGGGAAAGCTGCTTCACTTCCACAGGGAATGTTGCACTTTTGGCAAATTGTTTGATGCCAATTTCCCACATCTCTAGTGCTATTCCAGCAGTATCTTTTGACAGTGTTGTGCTCATTCCAGAGCCAATATCGTTGGGGGAATATCTTAGGCTACCATTTTTGGGAGGTTTTGGGTTCATTGATCATGAGAAAATGAAAGCACGATTTCAGTTCCAGTTTCAGCGTTAG